One Polycladomyces zharkentensis genomic region harbors:
- the plsY gene encoding glycerol-3-phosphate 1-O-acyltransferase PlsY, which translates to MIGLAVLLSYLIGSISFSYVIVRLAKGIDIRQYGSGNAGATNTLRVVGKGPAVLVFLLDGVKGMLAVGLGYWLDGSPAAMILSGLAAIVGHNWPIFLGFRGGKGIATTIGVMAVLTFQAALISGIFAIASIVLTRYVSLGSLIFVVGLPIMIGWIGYPSPYFTVSLVIALLAVIRHSRNIRSLLAGTERRLGSKERR; encoded by the coding sequence ATGATTGGCCTGGCAGTATTGTTGTCTTATCTCATCGGTTCCATCAGTTTCAGTTATGTAATCGTACGCTTGGCAAAGGGGATTGATATCCGGCAATATGGCAGTGGCAATGCGGGAGCCACCAATACGTTGCGCGTAGTGGGGAAAGGACCGGCTGTCCTGGTATTTCTGCTGGACGGTGTGAAGGGAATGCTGGCAGTCGGTTTGGGGTACTGGTTAGACGGCTCCCCTGCCGCCATGATCTTGTCCGGCTTGGCGGCGATTGTGGGGCATAATTGGCCGATATTCCTGGGCTTTCGCGGTGGAAAGGGTATTGCAACCACCATCGGGGTGATGGCGGTTCTGACTTTTCAGGCAGCGCTGATTTCCGGGATTTTCGCCATCGCCTCGATCGTTTTGACGCGTTACGTATCGCTCGGCTCCTTGATCTTCGTGGTCGGTTTGCCGATCATGATCGGCTGGATCGGGTATCCTTCTCCTTACTTTACGGTGAGTCTGGTGATCGCACTGCTGGCCGTCATCCGTCATTCCCGCAATATACGCTCGTTGCTTGCCGGAACCGAACGCCGGTTGGGATCAAAGGAACGACGATAG
- a CDS encoding capping complex subunit for YIEGIA, with product MIDITISQSILAVVSCKPDRMGNGAVPVFLAQSTEEVQHFSATLANILDGMAHELEPETVIVVRHS from the coding sequence ATGATCGATATCACCATTTCACAATCCATATTGGCTGTCGTCTCCTGTAAACCGGACCGAATGGGCAATGGTGCGGTTCCCGTTTTTTTGGCACAATCAACGGAAGAGGTGCAGCACTTCAGTGCGACTCTGGCCAACATATTGGACGGTATGGCGCATGAACTGGAGCCGGAGACCGTGATCGTCGTGAGGCATTCATGA
- the der gene encoding ribosome biogenesis GTPase Der gives MSLPVVAIVGRPNVGKSTIFNRIAGERIAIVEDKPGITRDRIYCRGEWNGRSFHLIDTGGLEFGGDDEMLDHIRHQAELAIEEAHVILFLVDGQAGMTATDEEVARLLHRSNKPVVVGVNKVDHPNHREVIYDFYQMGFGDVFPISALHGTGTGDLLDRIVELFPDLEEEVYDEDTIRVCLIGRPNVGKSSLVNAILGEERVIVSPVAGTTRDAIDTPFERDGQKYVLIDTAGMRKKGRVYETTEKYSVLRALKAIERSDVVLVVLDGERGIAEQDKRIAGYAHEAGRASIFVVNKWDAVEKDDKTMDRFRREIRDEFHFMDYAPSLFVSAKTKRRVHTILPMVNEVAEQHAMRVSTSVLNEVLTDAVLTTPPPSDKGKRLRILYGTQVSVKPPTFVLFVNDPELAHFSYQRYLENRLREAFGFHGTPLRLLLRKRNE, from the coding sequence ATGAGTTTGCCAGTAGTAGCGATTGTGGGTCGGCCCAATGTGGGGAAATCGACCATTTTCAATCGGATAGCAGGGGAAAGAATCGCCATCGTGGAAGATAAACCGGGGATCACCCGTGACCGGATCTATTGCCGCGGAGAATGGAACGGGCGCTCCTTCCACCTGATTGACACCGGTGGACTGGAGTTTGGCGGCGATGACGAGATGTTGGACCATATCCGACACCAAGCCGAGTTGGCGATCGAAGAGGCACACGTCATTCTGTTTCTCGTCGACGGTCAGGCAGGGATGACCGCAACCGACGAAGAAGTGGCGCGCCTGCTTCATCGTTCCAACAAGCCTGTGGTCGTCGGGGTGAACAAGGTGGATCATCCCAACCATCGGGAAGTGATCTATGATTTTTACCAAATGGGATTTGGAGATGTGTTTCCGATCTCCGCCCTGCATGGTACAGGGACAGGTGATTTACTGGACCGCATCGTCGAGTTGTTCCCCGATTTGGAAGAGGAAGTGTATGATGAAGACACGATCCGCGTCTGTTTGATCGGCCGGCCCAACGTCGGCAAATCGTCGTTGGTCAATGCGATCTTGGGGGAAGAACGGGTGATTGTCAGTCCGGTGGCGGGTACCACCCGGGATGCGATCGACACGCCGTTTGAGCGGGACGGGCAAAAATATGTTCTGATCGATACAGCCGGTATGCGCAAAAAAGGACGAGTGTACGAAACCACGGAGAAGTACAGCGTGTTGCGCGCGCTCAAGGCGATCGAACGTTCCGACGTCGTACTGGTGGTGTTGGATGGGGAGCGCGGAATTGCCGAGCAGGACAAGCGGATTGCCGGTTATGCGCATGAAGCGGGACGGGCATCCATTTTCGTGGTGAACAAGTGGGACGCGGTCGAAAAAGATGACAAGACGATGGACCGTTTTCGCAGGGAGATTCGGGATGAGTTCCACTTTATGGATTATGCGCCCAGCCTGTTCGTCTCCGCCAAAACAAAGCGGCGGGTGCACACGATTCTGCCGATGGTGAATGAGGTCGCCGAGCAACATGCGATGCGCGTGTCCACTTCCGTGCTGAACGAAGTGTTGACCGATGCGGTACTGACGACACCACCGCCGTCGGACAAAGGGAAGCGTCTGCGGATTTTGTACGGCACCCAGGTATCCGTGAAACCGCCGACATTCGTGTTGTTTGTCAATGATCCCGAGTTGGCGCATTTCAGCTATCAAAGGTATCTGGAAAATCGGTTGCGCGAAGCGTTCGGTTTCCACGGAACGCCCTTACGATTGTTGTTGCGTAAAAGGAACGAATAG
- a CDS encoding YphA family membrane protein: MAPGIPAQLCVWTVWILSVTGWLPQIHQAFHVQDPIRFRRWLLSWGLVFPLEVQITPDVHVQLSWLWLAAGFLVLLTKSDRRAWGKLLNSMAMAGVVFFLIREWSWTRPSFTGFWLHGIMLGLLWLLLWTGHKNWIDRTVAVLGGLFLADGIWLILHRQMFRPLQIGNGAWMDTVVLFLAGWLTVHLCGKSTTDWVRVRLFRTTR, translated from the coding sequence TTGGCACCGGGTATTCCGGCGCAACTATGCGTCTGGACCGTTTGGATTTTATCAGTCACCGGCTGGTTGCCGCAGATCCACCAAGCATTCCATGTGCAAGATCCGATACGATTCCGCAGATGGTTGTTGTCATGGGGGCTGGTATTCCCGTTGGAAGTGCAAATCACGCCGGATGTGCATGTTCAATTGTCCTGGTTGTGGTTGGCGGCTGGATTTTTGGTGTTATTGACCAAAAGCGACCGTCGCGCATGGGGAAAGCTGTTGAACAGTATGGCAATGGCCGGTGTGGTTTTTTTTCTGATCAGGGAATGGTCTTGGACGCGTCCGTCTTTTACAGGATTCTGGCTCCATGGGATCATGTTGGGGTTGCTGTGGTTGCTTCTGTGGACGGGGCACAAAAACTGGATTGATCGAACAGTTGCTGTACTGGGCGGACTGTTTTTAGCGGATGGAATTTGGTTGATCCTTCATCGCCAGATGTTTCGGCCGCTTCAAATCGGAAACGGGGCATGGATGGATACGGTGGTGCTTTTCTTGGCGGGATGGTTGACCGTGCATCTGTGCGGGAAATCAACGACCGACTGGGTTCGTGTGCGGCTGTTTCGAACAACGCGTTGA
- a CDS encoding lysophospholipid acyltransferase family protein, protein MLYPFARWVCRCFFTLVYRWRVDGAHHIPADGPVIVCCNHIGNLDPPLVGSALQRKVHFMAKEELFRIPLLRQLIQALGAFPVKRGASDKRAIKLALELLEQKRVLVIFPEGTRSKTGELGDGRPGAAFLALKSKATVVPAAIIGPYRLFRPIRLRFGPPVDLTPWLETKVNTETTKEATKRIMTEIRRLIEEGSGQ, encoded by the coding sequence ATGTTATATCCATTTGCGCGTTGGGTGTGCCGTTGTTTTTTCACCTTGGTTTATCGCTGGAGAGTTGATGGGGCGCATCACATCCCGGCTGACGGCCCTGTTATCGTTTGTTGCAATCATATCGGCAATCTGGACCCTCCGCTGGTCGGTTCGGCACTTCAGCGCAAAGTGCATTTCATGGCCAAAGAGGAGTTGTTTCGCATACCCCTGCTCAGACAGCTGATTCAAGCTTTGGGAGCGTTTCCCGTCAAACGGGGGGCATCCGATAAACGTGCGATCAAACTTGCTCTGGAATTGTTGGAACAGAAACGGGTTTTGGTCATCTTTCCCGAAGGGACGCGTTCGAAAACCGGGGAGTTGGGCGATGGCCGACCCGGTGCGGCATTCCTCGCATTAAAAAGCAAAGCGACCGTTGTGCCGGCAGCGATCATCGGCCCTTACCGACTTTTCCGTCCCATCCGCCTTCGTTTCGGTCCCCCTGTTGATTTGACACCGTGGTTGGAGACCAAGGTGAACACGGAGACGACCAAGGAAGCGACCAAACGGATCATGACGGAAATCCGGCGTCTGATCGAGGAAGGAAGCGGACAATGA
- the ypeB gene encoding germination protein YpeB, which translates to MYRRIAAILFPIAVIALIGTVVWGYQENQDKNAVLIKAENQYQRAFHELNFHLDQLQDELGKTLVLQTRPSMVNCLTNVWRLTYAAQSDLSQLPLTLMPFNKTEEFLSKMGDFSFRVGLRDLDKQPLTDKEWGTLRSLYERASQVQTELQKVQSQVLSRNLRWMDVELALATEGKKMDTTIIDGFRKVDNTMDAYSEVDWGPTIHNQEARKKQQYVRLPGKPATVQEVKNKLAFVLGRPSTRGIVVTENRKGDFQTYSARLKREDGYVVYADFTKKGGYLVWLMFDRPVERQRLSIGEAQQRASRFLNRLGYPTMRAVSYDSSQRTATFTFVHQERGVLIYPETVTVKVALDNGEIMALQANDYVFNHPVMKSLHRPRLSAKQAEKAVNPRLNLEKSNLAVIYGEDGNPVLCYEFVGWLGDDQYRIFINADNGREEFVDKVKKADTTSL; encoded by the coding sequence GTGTACAGACGCATAGCCGCGATACTGTTTCCCATTGCCGTGATCGCGCTGATCGGTACGGTGGTGTGGGGTTATCAAGAGAACCAGGATAAGAATGCAGTGCTGATCAAAGCGGAAAACCAGTATCAGCGAGCGTTTCACGAGCTGAATTTTCACTTGGATCAATTGCAGGATGAGTTGGGCAAAACGTTGGTTTTACAAACGCGGCCATCCATGGTCAACTGCTTGACCAATGTCTGGCGGCTCACTTATGCTGCGCAGAGCGATCTTTCCCAATTGCCGCTGACATTGATGCCATTTAACAAGACAGAGGAATTTTTGTCCAAGATGGGCGATTTCAGTTTTCGCGTCGGATTGAGGGACCTTGATAAACAACCGTTGACGGACAAAGAATGGGGCACGCTGCGGTCATTGTACGAACGGGCGAGTCAGGTGCAGACAGAATTGCAGAAAGTGCAGTCCCAGGTGTTGTCGCGCAATTTGCGTTGGATGGATGTGGAACTGGCGCTGGCCACGGAAGGGAAAAAGATGGACACGACCATCATTGACGGGTTCCGCAAAGTGGACAATACGATGGACGCTTATTCCGAAGTGGATTGGGGACCCACCATTCACAACCAGGAAGCCAGGAAAAAACAACAATATGTGCGGCTTCCCGGAAAGCCGGCAACGGTGCAGGAAGTAAAAAACAAACTGGCGTTTGTGCTGGGTCGGCCTTCCACGCGGGGCATCGTGGTGACGGAAAACCGCAAAGGGGACTTTCAAACGTACTCCGCCCGGTTGAAGCGGGAGGACGGTTATGTGGTTTATGCGGACTTCACCAAAAAGGGCGGCTATCTGGTATGGTTGATGTTCGACAGACCGGTTGAGCGGCAACGGTTGTCAATCGGGGAAGCGCAGCAGCGTGCATCGCGGTTTTTAAACCGGCTGGGCTATCCAACGATGCGGGCCGTTTCGTATGATTCCTCGCAACGGACAGCGACGTTTACGTTTGTTCACCAAGAACGGGGAGTGTTGATCTATCCGGAAACCGTCACGGTGAAGGTGGCGCTGGACAATGGAGAGATCATGGCGCTGCAGGCCAATGATTACGTGTTCAATCATCCCGTGATGAAATCGCTTCACCGTCCCCGCCTGTCTGCGAAACAGGCAGAAAAGGCGGTCAATCCCCGGCTCAATCTGGAGAAGAGCAATCTGGCTGTCATCTACGGTGAAGACGGCAATCCCGTCCTGTGCTACGAGTTTGTCGGTTGGCTGGGAGATGACCAGTACCGCATCTTCATCAATGCGGACAACGGACGGGAAGAATTTGTGGATAAGGTGAAAAAGGCGGATACGACATCGTTGTAA
- a CDS encoding Glu/Leu/Phe/Val family dehydrogenase has translation MGQQSERTNESVEPKENLDVLASTQVVIKQALEKLGYPEHVYELLKEPLRVLTVRIPVRMDDGSVKVFTGYRAQHNDAVGPTKGGVRFHPDVTENEVKALSIWMSLKAGIVDLPYGGGKGGIVCDPRQMSFRELERLSRGYVRAISQIVGPTKDIPAPDVFTNSQIMAWMMDEYSRIREFDSPGFITGKPLVLGGSRGRETATAKGVTIMIREAAKKRNLDIKGARVVIQGFGNAGSFLAKFMSDAGAKIIGISDAYGGLYDENGLDIDYLLDRRDSFGTVTKLFKDTITNQELLELDCDILVPAAVENQITASNAHRIRANIVVEAANGPTTLEATRILHERGILLVPDVLASAGGVTVSYFEWVQNNQGYYWSEEEVERKLEEIMVKAFENVYHTAQSRNVDMRLAAYMVGVRKMAEASRFRGWV, from the coding sequence TACGAACTGTTGAAGGAGCCTTTGCGCGTGTTGACGGTCCGAATCCCGGTGCGGATGGACGATGGTTCCGTCAAGGTGTTTACAGGCTACCGCGCACAGCACAATGACGCAGTCGGTCCGACAAAGGGCGGTGTGCGCTTTCATCCGGATGTAACGGAAAATGAAGTGAAAGCGCTTTCGATTTGGATGAGTTTGAAAGCGGGAATCGTCGATTTGCCGTACGGCGGCGGGAAAGGCGGGATCGTCTGCGATCCGCGGCAGATGTCCTTCCGCGAATTGGAACGGCTTTCACGCGGCTATGTTCGGGCGATCAGCCAAATTGTGGGTCCGACCAAAGATATTCCCGCGCCGGATGTATTTACCAACTCACAGATCATGGCGTGGATGATGGATGAATACAGCCGAATTCGCGAATTTGACTCCCCCGGATTCATCACCGGCAAACCGCTCGTGCTGGGCGGGTCCCGGGGCAGGGAGACGGCTACGGCCAAAGGTGTGACGATCATGATCCGCGAAGCGGCCAAGAAGCGCAACCTGGACATCAAAGGCGCCAGGGTTGTAATCCAGGGCTTTGGCAATGCCGGCAGCTTCCTCGCGAAGTTCATGAGTGATGCGGGGGCCAAGATTATCGGCATTTCCGACGCCTACGGCGGTTTGTATGATGAAAACGGATTGGATATCGACTATCTTCTCGATCGACGCGACTCGTTCGGAACGGTAACCAAGCTGTTCAAAGATACGATCACCAACCAGGAACTGCTCGAGTTGGATTGCGACATTTTGGTACCGGCAGCGGTGGAAAACCAAATTACAGCATCCAATGCGCATCGCATCCGTGCCAACATTGTCGTTGAAGCGGCCAACGGCCCGACCACCTTGGAGGCGACACGCATTCTGCACGAGCGGGGGATTTTGCTCGTCCCTGACGTGTTGGCCAGTGCAGGTGGCGTGACGGTTTCGTATTTCGAATGGGTACAGAACAATCAGGGTTATTATTGGTCCGAAGAAGAAGTGGAGCGGAAACTGGAAGAAATCATGGTCAAAGCATTTGAAAACGTCTATCATACAGCACAATCCCGCAACGTGGACATGCGCCTTGCCGCTTACATGGTGGGCGTGCGAAAAATGGCCGAAGCCTCCCGTTTCCGCGGTTGGGTATAA
- a CDS encoding YpdA family putative bacillithiol disulfide reductase produces MEDLIIIGAGPCGLSVAVEAKNRGLSPLVIEKGCLVNSIYHFPTHMTFFSTPELLEIGDVPFVTAREKPTRHEALVYYRTVAEKYDLRIRTYEKVVRVEKDDDGVFDVQTEKNGRSLQYRTRHVVIATGYYDNPNLMGIPGEDLPKVHHYFEEGHPFSGLEVLVVGGKNSAVIAALELYRAGAKVTMSYRRSAFTDSVKAWLKPVIESAIRKGWIHMYWNSEVREIKPDTVVLEQEGRRLEIANDAVFAMTGYRPDRSLMETLGVTFDPKTGEPTHDPDTMETDVPGLYIAGVIAAGHDANKIFIENGRFHGEKIAEHITRKVSVS; encoded by the coding sequence ATGGAAGATCTGATCATCATCGGAGCGGGACCGTGTGGATTATCCGTTGCGGTGGAAGCGAAAAACCGGGGGCTTTCCCCGTTGGTGATTGAAAAAGGATGCTTGGTCAATTCGATTTATCATTTTCCCACACACATGACCTTTTTCAGTACCCCGGAATTGCTGGAGATCGGGGATGTGCCGTTCGTGACCGCCCGTGAAAAGCCGACCCGTCACGAGGCGTTGGTATATTATCGCACGGTAGCGGAAAAATATGATTTACGCATCCGTACGTACGAAAAAGTGGTGCGCGTGGAGAAAGACGACGACGGCGTTTTTGACGTACAGACGGAGAAAAACGGTCGATCCCTTCAGTATCGAACCCGTCACGTCGTCATTGCCACCGGTTATTATGACAATCCCAATTTGATGGGGATTCCCGGAGAAGATCTGCCCAAAGTACATCATTATTTTGAGGAAGGACATCCGTTTTCGGGATTGGAAGTGCTGGTGGTCGGAGGGAAAAATTCGGCGGTGATCGCCGCGTTGGAACTCTATCGGGCCGGGGCAAAGGTGACGATGTCCTATCGCCGATCGGCGTTTACCGACAGTGTCAAAGCCTGGTTGAAGCCGGTAATCGAAAGCGCGATCCGCAAAGGCTGGATCCATATGTATTGGAACAGCGAAGTACGGGAAATCAAACCGGATACCGTCGTTCTGGAGCAGGAGGGGCGGCGGTTGGAAATTGCCAATGATGCGGTATTCGCCATGACCGGATACCGACCGGACCGTTCCCTGATGGAAACATTGGGGGTGACGTTCGATCCAAAGACGGGGGAACCGACCCATGATCCCGACACAATGGAAACCGACGTGCCGGGTCTTTATATTGCCGGAGTCATTGCGGCGGGACATGACGCCAACAAAATCTTCATCGAAAACGGACGCTTTCATGGAGAAAAAATTGCCGAACACATAACGCGTAAGGTATCCGTATCGTAG
- the rpsA gene encoding 30S ribosomal protein S1 yields MVEEMKSEMAEVTPLKRGDVVKGKVTKVEDNQALVDVGYKFDGVIPISELSSLHVDRVSDVLQEGQEVEVKVLRVNDEEDKLILSKRAVDAERAWAELQRNFESGETLEATVADIVKGGLVVDVGVRGFIPASLVERHFVEDFSDYKGRTLPLKVIEIDPSKNKLILSHKAVLEEEAEKQKRATLESLQEGQVIEGTVQRITDFGAFVDIGGVDGLVHVSELAWNRVEHPSDVLAEGDKVQVKVLKVDRDNERISLSIKETQPGPWEKVGDEIKVGDVITGTVKRLVSFGAFVEVYPGVEGLVHISQISRKHIATPAEVLEEGQEVRVKVLDMMPEQKRISLSIKDAEQEEARKELQNVDRNNNNGGLNVTLGDVFGDQLRRLK; encoded by the coding sequence ATGGTGGAAGAAATGAAATCCGAAATGGCAGAAGTGACTCCGTTGAAGCGTGGGGACGTGGTCAAGGGCAAAGTGACCAAGGTGGAGGACAACCAGGCATTGGTGGACGTCGGATACAAATTTGACGGTGTGATCCCGATTTCAGAGTTGTCCAGCCTCCATGTGGATCGAGTGTCCGACGTTTTGCAGGAAGGACAGGAAGTGGAGGTCAAAGTGCTGCGCGTCAACGACGAGGAGGATAAATTGATTCTGTCCAAACGTGCGGTGGATGCCGAACGCGCCTGGGCGGAACTGCAACGGAATTTTGAATCCGGCGAAACGCTGGAAGCGACTGTGGCTGACATCGTCAAAGGCGGTTTGGTCGTAGACGTAGGCGTTCGCGGCTTTATCCCGGCCTCCTTGGTGGAGCGTCACTTTGTGGAAGATTTCTCCGATTACAAAGGACGTACCTTGCCGCTGAAAGTCATCGAAATCGATCCTTCCAAAAACAAATTGATCCTGTCCCATAAAGCGGTTTTGGAAGAGGAAGCTGAGAAGCAGAAACGGGCCACACTGGAAAGCTTGCAGGAAGGTCAAGTGATTGAAGGCACGGTACAGCGGATCACCGACTTCGGCGCTTTCGTGGATATTGGGGGCGTGGATGGTCTGGTTCATGTGTCCGAGCTGGCTTGGAACCGGGTGGAACATCCGTCCGACGTATTGGCCGAAGGTGACAAAGTACAGGTGAAAGTGCTCAAAGTGGATCGCGATAACGAGCGGATCAGCTTGAGCATCAAGGAAACGCAACCGGGTCCGTGGGAAAAAGTGGGGGATGAGATCAAAGTCGGTGATGTGATTACCGGTACCGTGAAACGTCTGGTTTCCTTCGGTGCCTTTGTCGAAGTGTATCCGGGCGTGGAAGGGTTGGTTCACATCTCGCAAATCTCCCGCAAGCATATCGCCACACCTGCTGAAGTATTGGAAGAGGGACAAGAGGTGCGCGTCAAGGTGCTGGATATGATGCCGGAACAAAAACGGATCAGCCTCAGCATCAAGGATGCCGAACAGGAAGAAGCGCGCAAAGAACTGCAAAACGTTGACCGCAACAACAATAACGGCGGATTGAATGTCACGTTGGGCGACGTGTTCGGTGACCAACTCCGCCGCTTGAAATAA
- the cmk gene encoding (d)CMP kinase: MKSFSVAIDGPAGAGKSTVARQVADRLGLTYVDTGAMYRAVTWKALREQVNPSDEVAVTRLAQQTQIDIHPTDIWVDGVRVTEEIRSPEVTAQVSAVARIPGVREALVEKQRAIAQKTGVVMDGRDIGTYVLPDADVKVFLTASIEERARRRYLEMMRRGFSANLEELKEAIRRRDEADTTREHAPLRKADDAVEIDTTSRSIDDVVERILELCRTKVGGGE, from the coding sequence ATGAAGTCTTTTTCAGTCGCGATCGACGGCCCGGCAGGTGCCGGGAAGAGTACGGTTGCCCGACAAGTGGCGGACCGGCTGGGACTGACGTATGTCGATACCGGCGCCATGTATCGGGCAGTCACTTGGAAAGCCCTGCGCGAGCAGGTGAATCCGTCGGATGAAGTGGCTGTGACGCGTTTGGCGCAGCAGACCCAAATCGATATTCATCCGACAGACATTTGGGTGGATGGTGTTCGTGTAACCGAAGAGATCCGCTCCCCCGAGGTGACAGCCCAGGTGTCGGCAGTGGCCCGAATCCCCGGTGTCCGGGAGGCATTGGTGGAGAAACAACGGGCGATTGCACAAAAGACTGGTGTTGTCATGGATGGCCGGGACATCGGCACCTATGTGCTGCCCGATGCCGATGTGAAAGTATTTTTGACCGCTTCCATCGAGGAGCGTGCCCGTCGGCGGTATCTGGAAATGATGCGCCGCGGATTTTCCGCAAATTTGGAGGAATTGAAAGAAGCGATTCGACGACGGGACGAAGCGGACACCACTCGTGAACACGCCCCTTTGCGCAAAGCGGATGATGCAGTGGAAATCGACACCACGTCCCGTTCCATCGACGATGTGGTGGAGCGAATTTTGGAACTCTGTCGAACCAAAGTGGGCGGTGGAGAGTAA
- a CDS encoding YIEGIA family protein, whose protein sequence is MIEKMMRLDLYTWAVIIGVMAGFVTRLLMLRTDYRHYPTYPHGHVMHLSLGLIAAGMGAVAVPALLDRNYTAITFLALAAQQFREVRNMERETMSKLDQMELVPRGSSYIEGIAMVFEGRNYLVIFSSFITSLVVVISHRWYGGVIAGLVMILVAARLRTGKVLREIAEIRLGNLRWEGANLFVDDIHLMNVGLKGDRERIERHGVGVVVRPLNDVSVVTLANLGQRQAILHDVSATLGVYRDTGDAGLVPIAKRKLEDGRLGILVLPHEKDEQKVIDAVARVPVLESAIRMPMEARHRNTASGGRGLS, encoded by the coding sequence ATGATAGAAAAGATGATGCGTTTGGACCTGTATACGTGGGCGGTGATCATCGGTGTGATGGCCGGCTTTGTGACACGGCTGTTGATGTTGCGGACCGATTATCGGCACTACCCCACATACCCGCACGGGCACGTGATGCATTTGTCGTTGGGGCTGATCGCCGCCGGTATGGGCGCCGTCGCTGTCCCCGCATTGTTGGATCGCAACTATACGGCCATCACGTTTTTGGCTCTGGCAGCACAACAATTTCGCGAAGTTCGCAATATGGAACGGGAAACGATGTCCAAACTGGATCAAATGGAACTGGTGCCTCGCGGCTCTTCCTATATCGAGGGAATCGCCATGGTATTTGAAGGGCGAAACTATTTGGTCATTTTTTCATCGTTTATCACTTCCCTCGTCGTGGTGATCAGCCATCGCTGGTACGGTGGCGTCATCGCGGGATTGGTCATGATCCTCGTGGCAGCCCGCCTGCGCACCGGGAAAGTCCTGCGGGAAATTGCCGAAATTCGCCTCGGAAACCTGCGTTGGGAGGGGGCCAACCTGTTTGTGGACGACATTCATTTGATGAACGTGGGGCTGAAAGGGGATCGGGAACGAATCGAACGACACGGGGTGGGGGTGGTGGTTCGGCCGCTGAATGACGTCAGTGTGGTGACATTGGCCAACTTGGGACAACGACAGGCGATTCTGCACGATGTTTCGGCCACACTGGGGGTCTACCGCGATACCGGGGATGCCGGATTGGTGCCGATCGCCAAACGGAAGCTGGAAGACGGTCGATTGGGAATTCTGGTGTTGCCGCATGAAAAGGATGAGCAGAAAGTCATCGATGCCGTGGCTCGTGTACCCGTGCTGGAGAGCGCCATCCGCATGCCGATGGAGGCCCGGCATCGCAACACTGCGTCGGGCGGGAGGGGATTGTCATGA
- a CDS encoding DUF3189 family protein has protein sequence MNIIYHCYGSAHSSVIAAAIHLGRLPDSRVPGVREIMALPDFDRSDDRHLGSLFYKGKDEKGFRVYTMGLGGQPAAALQTIKSILVLAGADPESFHFVGALRCITMMTKVGGALSRRYGIRIIGRPIAAWGITRSYPTLVDLVKQVKRQLHGAGEAGNLTGVCPIVHRSE, from the coding sequence GTGAACATCATCTATCATTGTTACGGCAGTGCACATTCATCCGTGATCGCCGCAGCGATTCATTTGGGGAGACTGCCGGATTCACGGGTTCCCGGTGTGCGAGAGATTATGGCATTACCCGATTTCGACCGATCCGATGACCGTCATCTCGGGTCTCTTTTTTACAAGGGAAAGGACGAAAAAGGATTTCGCGTATATACGATGGGCTTGGGCGGCCAGCCCGCGGCAGCGCTTCAAACGATCAAATCGATCTTGGTGCTGGCGGGTGCCGATCCTGAGTCCTTTCACTTTGTCGGCGCGTTGAGGTGTATTACAATGATGACCAAAGTGGGCGGAGCATTGTCCCGGCGTTATGGCATCCGCATCATCGGCCGACCGATCGCAGCTTGGGGGATCACACGCAGTTACCCGACGTTGGTCGATTTGGTGAAACAGGTGAAACGGCAGTTGCATGGGGCGGGAGAAGCGGGGAACTTGACCGGGGTGTGCCCGATCGTTCACCGATCAGAGTAA